The following proteins are co-located in the Peromyscus maniculatus bairdii isolate BWxNUB_F1_BW_parent chromosome 23, HU_Pman_BW_mat_3.1, whole genome shotgun sequence genome:
- the Spacdr gene encoding sperm acrosome developmental regulator, producing MTMVGRLLKWVRRIWRKMTGWVMSWKRKAKPYTSGQPKKQPLKGVEKTSTDFDVKTLVKPRKESKVSDLNVCPGGLEPPVLATVKERPSVHPAVHPTVRRESETLEILESHQSRSLMRLSQTVVHSVSMLMCSALQSGWRLCKWKSSVSSASVSSRLRTRTALETPEAEMLREVYLVLWVIRKQLRELARRQERRRRRRVRSHASYISRHSDPVQGLKPDARSPL from the exons ATGACCATGGTCGGGAGGCTCTTGAAATGGGTTAGGCGAATTTGGCGAAAGATGACCGGCTGG GTCATGTCCTGGAAACGTAAAGCCAAGCCATACACATCCGGGCAGCCCAAGAAACAACCATTGAAGGGAGTGGAGAAGACCTCCACGGACTTCGATGTGAAAACTTTGGTCAAGCCCCGCAAAGAGTCCAAGGTCTCTGACCTGAATGTGTGCCCGGGGGGCCTTGAACCCCCTGTGTTGGCCACTGTCAAGGAAAGGCCCTCCGTGCACCCCGCTGTGCACCCCACTGTGCGCCGAGAGAGTGAGACTCTGGAGATTCTCGAGAGTCACCAGAGTCGCTCCCTGATGCGGCTGTCCCAGACCGTAGTGCACTCGGTTTCCATGCTGATGTGCTCAGCGCTTCAGTCCGGCTGGCGACTGTGTAAGTGGAAG TCTTCTGTGagttctgcctcagtttcctctcgaCTAAGGACCCGGACGGCCTTGGAGACGCCAGAGGCTGAGATGCTACGGGAAGTGTACCTGGTACTCTGGGTCATCCGCAAACAACTAAGAGAGCTGGCCCGCAGGCAAGAGAGGCGCAGGCGCCGCCGCGTGCGCTCCCACGCGTCCTACATATCCCGCCACTCGGATCCCGTGCAGGGCCTCAAACCGGATGCCCGAAGTCCCCTCTAG
- the Mepce gene encoding 7SK snRNA methylphosphate capping enzyme translates to MIEMAAEKEPFLVPAPPPPLKDESGGGGGPEVRSHREAASGELRDGTERGGPGPRAPSAGAAAASGGGGPQAQAHGEPHGRATAPADVGEERRGGGGTDLGPPAPPRPRNGYQPHRPPGGGGGKRRNSCNVGGGSGGGFKHPAFKRRRRVNSDCDSVLPSNFLLGGNIFDPLNLNSLLDEEVSRALNAETPKSSPLPAKGRDPVEILIPKDITDPLSLNTCTDEAHVVLASPLKIGRKRHRHRGPHHQQQQQQQASGGNDSNAVLPTDPLTPSLHGEGATQQHRGQNRDAPQPYELNTAINCRDEVVSPLPSALQGSSGSLSAPPAASVTSAPSSSSSRHRKRRRTSSKSEAGARGGSQGSKEKGRGSGGGRHHHPLPATGFKKQQRKFQYGNYCKYYGYRNPSCEDVRLRVLKPEWFQGRDVLDLGCNVGHLTLSIACKWGPARMVGLDIDPRLIHSARQNIRHYLSEELRLQAQTSEGDPGTEGEEGTTTVRKRSCFPASLTASRGPIAAPQVPLDGADTSVFPNNVVFVTGNYVLDRDELVDAQRPEYDVVLCLSLTKWVQLNWGDEGLKRMFRRIYRHLRPGGILVLEPQPWSSYCRRKSLTETIYKNYFRIQLKPEQFSSYLTSPEVGFSSYELVATPSNTSRGFQRPVYLFHKARSPSH, encoded by the exons ATGATCGAGATGGCGGCGGAGAAGGAGCCCTTTCTGGTGccggccccgccgccgccgctcaaAGATGAGTCGGGCGGAGGGGGCGGCCCCGAGGTGCGATCGCACCGAGAGGCAGCCTCCGGGGAGCTCCGCGACGGGACGGAACGCGGCGGGCCGGGCCCACGCGCGCCCTCGGCCGGGGCCGCGGCAGCCAGCGGAGGGGGCGGCCCCCAGGCACAGGCGCACGGGGAGCCCCACGGGCGAGCCACTGCTCCTGCGGACGTGGGGGAGGAGCGCCGGGGAGGGGGCGGGACGGACCTGGGTCCCCCGGCCCCTCCTCGACCTCGCAATGGCTACCAGCCCCACCGACCCCCCGGGGGTGGCGGGGGCAAAAGAAGAAATAGCTGTAACGTAGGGGGAGGGAGCGGTGGAGGCTTCAAGCATCCGGCCTTCAAGAGGCGCCGGCGGGTGAATTCGGACTGCGACTCAGTGTTACCCTCCAATTTCCTTCTGGGGGGCAATATATTTGATCCACTGAACCTGAATAGCCTCCTGGATGAGGAAGTAAGTCGAGCGCTCAATGCGGAGACCCCAAAGTCATCCCCACTTCCGGCCAAGGGGCGAGACCCTGTGGAGATCCTCATCCCCAAAGATATCACTGACCCGCTCAGTCTCAACACTTGCACTGATGAGGCCCATGTAGTTCTTGCCTCACCACTCAAGATTGGTCGCAAGCGCCATAGACACCGGGGACcgcaccaccagcagcagcagcagcagcaggcatctGGAGGGAACGATAGCAACGCCGTGCTGCCCACTGACCCTCTCACCCCCTCACTCCACGGGGAGGGTGCCACGCAGCAGCACAGGGGCCAGAACCGAGATGCCCCTCAACCCTATGAACTCAACACAGCCATCAACTGCAGGGATGAAGTTGtgtctccccttccctctgccctgcaGGGCTCCTCAGGCTCCCTTTCTGCCCCTCCAGCTGCCTCTGTTACCTCTGcaccttcatcttcctcctcccgaCATCGCAAACGTCGCAGGACTTCCAGCAAGTCGGAGGCAGGGGCTAGGGGTGGAAGCCAGGGTTCCAAGGAAAAGGGCAGAGGGAGTGGAGGAGGCCGCCATCACCACCCACTACCTGCCACTGGCTTCAAAAAGCAACAGCGAAAGTTCCAGTATGGGAACTACTGCAAGTACTATGGCTATCGCAATCCTTCCTGCGAGGACGTGCGCCTTAGGGTACTGAAGCCCGAGTGGTTTCAAGGCCGGGACGTCCTAGATCTGGGCTGCAATGTTGGCCATCTGACCCTAAGTATTGCCTGCAAGTGGGGCCCAGCCCGTATGGTGGGGCTGGACATTGATCCACGGCTTATCCACTCTGCCCGCCAAAATATCCGACACTACCTGTCTGAGGAGCTTCGTCTCCAAGCCCAGACTTCTGAGGGTGACCCAGGGactgagggggaggaagggactaCCACTGTCCGAAAAAGGAGCTGCTTCCCAGCCTCACTGACAGCCAGCCGGGGTCCCATCGCTGCACCCCAAGTGCCCTTGGATGGAGCAGACACATCTGTCTTCCCCAACAATGTCGTCTTCGTCACG gGTAACTATGTCCTGGACCGAGATGAGCTGGTGGATGCCCAAAGACCTGAGTATGATGTGgtgctctgcctcagcctcaccaaGTGGGTGCAGCTGAACTGGGGTGACGAGGGGCTGAAGCGCATGTTCCGCCGGATCTACCGCCATCTGCGCCCTGGGGGCATTCTGGTCCTGGAGCCCCAACCATGGTCCTCCTACTGCAGGAGAAAGTCTCTGACG GAAACAATCTATAAGAACTACTTTCGAATCCAGCTGAAGCCAGAACAGTTCAGTTCCTACCTGACATCTCCAGAGGTGGGCTTCTCCAGCTATGAGCTTGTGGCCACACCGAGTAACACCTCCAGAG GCTTCCAGCGTCCTGTGTACTTGTTCCACAAGGCCCGTTCCCCCAGCCACTAA
- the Ppp1r35 gene encoding protein phosphatase 1 regulatory subunit 35 isoform X1, which yields MMGYEASELESMEGEEAVEAPGPAPEPRAPEPRAPEPEPEPGLDLSLSPSPLPESPERRGGSPGRRKGRRGGSRRGRQVRFHLAPASPVRSEPLLASGAPNDDSAAPHELEAPALQSSLALSLELQHARAAVASGQFDASKAVEEQLRKSFQTRCVLEETVAEGLNVPRSKRLYRDLVSLQVPEEQVLNAALREKLAMLPSQPRAPPPKEVLGQGPDMTMLCNPDSLCYESPHLTVDGLPPLRLQARPRPSEDTFLMHRMLRRWEA from the exons ATGATGGGCTACGAGGCGTCCGAGTTGGAGTCTATGGAGGGCGAAGAGGCCGTGGAGGCCCCGGGGCCAGCCCCGGAGCCGCGAGCCCCGGAGCCGCGAGCCCCCGAGCCGGAGCCCGAGCCGGGCTTGGACTTGAGCCTGAGTCCGAGCCCGTTGCCCGAGAGTCCGGAGCGGCGGGGCGGCAGCCCGGGACGGCGGAAGGGGCGTCGGGGCGGCAGCCGGAGGGGGCGGCAG GTTCGTTTTCACCTGGCGCCGGCCTCCCCGGTGCGGTCCGAGCCGCTGCTCGCCTCCGGTGCACCGAACGACGATTCCGCGGCACCGCACGAGCTGGAGGCGCCGGCCCTGCAGAGCAGCCTGGCTTTGAGTCTGGAGCTGCAGCATGCGCGCGCCGCCGTCGCCAGCGGCCAGTTTGATGCCTCGAAGGCGGTGGAGGAGCAGCTGAGAAAGTCGTTCCAGACCCGCTGCGTCCTGGAGGAGACCGTGGCGGAGG GCTTGAACGTGCCGCGCTCTAAGCGACTCTACCGAGACCTAGTGAGTCTGCAGGTGCCGGAGGAGCAGGTTCTGAACGCGGCGCTGAGGGAGAAGTTGGCGATGCTGCCGTCGCAGCCCCGAGCCCCGCCCCCGAAG GAGGTGCTCGGGCAGGGGCCAGACATGACCATGCTGTGCAACCCAGACTCGCTCTGTTACGAATCTCCGCACTTGACAGTGGACGGGCTGCCCCCGTTAAGGCTTCAAGCCCGGCCCCGCCCTTCAGAAGATACCTTTCTCATGCATCGGATGCTGAGGCGCTGGGAAGCGTAG
- the Tsc22d4 gene encoding TSC22 domain family protein 4, translating into MSGGKKKSSFQITSVTTDYEGPGSPGASDSPVSPAPAGPPPRLPNGEPNPDPGGRGTPRNGSPPPGAPASRFRVVKLPQGLGEPYRRGRWTCVDVYERDLEPPSFGRLLEGIRGASGGTGGRSLDSRLELASLGISTPIPQPGLSQGPTSWLRPPPTSPGLQARSFTGGLGQLAGPGKAKGETPPLSASPPQQRPPGPGPGDSAQPLPSLRVEVESGGSAAGTPPLSRRRDGAVRLRMELVGPEETGKVPPIDSRPNSPALYFDASLVHKSPDPFGAAAAQSLSLARSMLAISGHLDSDDDSGSGSLVGIDNKIEQAMDLVKSHLMFAVREEVEVLKEQIRDLAERNAALEQENGLLRALASPEQLAQLPSSGLPRLGPSAPNGPSV; encoded by the exons ATGAGTGGTGGTAAGAAGAAAAGTAGTTTTCAGATCACCAGCGTCACCACGGACTATGAGGGCCCAGGAAGCCCAGGGGCTTCGGATTCCCCTGTCTCACCGGCTCCCGCTGGGCCCCCGCCCCGCCTCCCCAATGGGGAACCCAACCCCGATCCAGGGGGCAGGGGCACCCCCCGGAATGGCTCCCCGCCACCTGGAGCCCCTGCCTCCCGTTTCCGGGTGGTGAAGCTGCCCCAAGGCTTGGGAGAGCCTTATCGTCGAGGTCGGTGGACGTGTGTGGATGTTTACGAGAGAGACCTGGAGCCCCCAAGCTTCGGCCGGCTCCTGGAGGGAATTCGAGGGGCCTCCGGAGGCACTGGAGGCAGATCATTGGATTCTAGGTTGGAGCTGGCTAGCTTGGGCATAAGCACCCCTATCCCACAGCCAGGCCTGTCTCAGGGCCCCACCTCTTGGCTCCGCCCGCCCCCTACTTCTCCTGGACTACAGGCCCGCTCCTTCACAGGGGGGCTGGGCCAGCTGGCGGGGCCTGGCAAGGCCAAGGGGGAGACACCCCCGCTGTCAGCCTCTCCACCCCAGCAACGCCCCCCAGGGCCTGGGCCTGGAGATAGCGCTCAGCCCCTGCCCTCCCTGAGGGTCGAAGTGGAGTCTGGGGGTTCAGCGGCCGGAACCCCTCCACTGTCACGGAGAAGAGATGGAGCAGTTCGGCTGAGGATGGAGTTAGTTGGTccagaggagacagggaag gtgcctcCGATCGACTCTCGCCCCAACTCACCAGCCCTCTActtcgacgccagcctggtccacaagtCTCCAGACCCCTTTGGTGCCGCAGCAGCCCAGAGTCTCAGCCTGGCTCGGTCCATGCTGGCCATCAGTGGTCATCTGGACAGTGACGACGACAG TGGTTCCGGAAGTCTGGTTGGCATTGACAACAAGATTGAACAAGCCATG GACTTGGTGAAATCCCACCTCATGTTTGCCGTGCGAGAAGAGGTCGAGGTACTGAAGGAGCAGATCCGAGACCTGGCGGAGCGGAATGCTGCGCTGGAGCAGGAAAACGGATTGCTACGTGCCCTGGCCAGCCCGGAGCAGCTGGCCCAGCTGCCATCCTCGGGTCTTCCGCGGCTCGGGCCGTCTGCACCCAATGGACCTTCCGTCTGA
- the Ppp1r35 gene encoding protein phosphatase 1 regulatory subunit 35 isoform X2: protein MMGYEASELESMEGEEAVEAPGPAPEPRAPEPRAPEPEPEPGLDLSLSPSPLPESPERRGGSPGRRKGRRGGSRRGRQVRFHLAPASPVRSEPLLASGAPNDDSAAPHELEAPALQSSLALSLELQHARAAVASGQFDASKAVEEQLRKSFQTRCVLEETVAEGGARAGARHDHAVQPRLALLRISALDSGRAAPVKASSPAPPFRRYLSHASDAEALGSVAPTTPRSCQSVLSLKLFHHRIKFLFFFLFFFLNILAPRGKLPIGVNFSSLSTRWQAESHCLSVGLDFPFHFHHLCFG from the exons ATGATGGGCTACGAGGCGTCCGAGTTGGAGTCTATGGAGGGCGAAGAGGCCGTGGAGGCCCCGGGGCCAGCCCCGGAGCCGCGAGCCCCGGAGCCGCGAGCCCCCGAGCCGGAGCCCGAGCCGGGCTTGGACTTGAGCCTGAGTCCGAGCCCGTTGCCCGAGAGTCCGGAGCGGCGGGGCGGCAGCCCGGGACGGCGGAAGGGGCGTCGGGGCGGCAGCCGGAGGGGGCGGCAG GTTCGTTTTCACCTGGCGCCGGCCTCCCCGGTGCGGTCCGAGCCGCTGCTCGCCTCCGGTGCACCGAACGACGATTCCGCGGCACCGCACGAGCTGGAGGCGCCGGCCCTGCAGAGCAGCCTGGCTTTGAGTCTGGAGCTGCAGCATGCGCGCGCCGCCGTCGCCAGCGGCCAGTTTGATGCCTCGAAGGCGGTGGAGGAGCAGCTGAGAAAGTCGTTCCAGACCCGCTGCGTCCTGGAGGAGACCGTGGCGGAGG GAGGTGCTCGGGCAGGGGCCAGACATGACCATGCTGTGCAACCCAGACTCGCTCTGTTACGAATCTCCGCACTTGACAGTGGACGGGCTGCCCCCGTTAAGGCTTCAAGCCCGGCCCCGCCCTTCAGAAGATACCTTTCTCATGCATCGGATGCTGAGGCGCTGGGAAGCGTAGCCCCCACAACTCCCCGTAGTTGCCAGTCTGTACTTTCGTTAAAACTGTTTCATCATagaataaagtttttatttttctttctttttttctttttaaacatcttAGCTCCTCGTGGGAAGCTGCCTATAGGTGTaaatttttcttccctctccacaAGATGGCAAGCGGAAAGCCACTGTCTAAGTGTGGGGTTAGATTTTCCTTTCCACTTTCATCACCTTTGTTTTGGTTAG